One stretch of Aquimarina sp. Aq107 DNA includes these proteins:
- a CDS encoding SusD/RagB family nutrient-binding outer membrane lipoprotein: protein MKNNIYKILFLLAVALGFNSCETTELEILESPNVLRPDQADIDFFLNAIQISGSTFFEGITEEGMEVTRILHQFGPTYDNGYGPGQLDGPYTTAYAGILADMRAMQPLAEESGLYTHIGMGQIIEAYAISTLVDYLGDIPYSEAVLGLENENPNLESGQVIYDQMFTLLDEAIANLNLTPSFEPAVDLYYNGDKSLWIRFANTLKLKLYLQTRLVNAAASTAGINSIIASGDYIVSSDQDFEFKYSAVDANPDSRHPIFARNFDNGVADYQSNSYMDLLLNDKSIADPRIRYYFYRNRGNASTDPNALPCIVESAPAHYPAGEVFCVAASGYNGRDHHDNDGIPPDENDRCDWGVYPIGARFDDSSFDGTNDRTVGAQGAGISPIMLSSYVDFMLAESALELGTTGDARTYLADGMAKSFDKVMNFRADLTDASVAPTPADVTDYIDEVLANYDAAADDDARLEIIVTEYFIALFGNGIEAYNTYRRTGKPENLQPSLLANPGVFIRSFLYPSSLVDRNNNVEQKANQAIPVFWDTNPEGFVD from the coding sequence ATGAAAAATAATATATACAAAATTTTATTCCTTCTGGCTGTAGCTTTGGGATTTAATTCTTGTGAAACAACCGAACTAGAGATTCTGGAAAGTCCAAACGTACTTAGACCAGATCAGGCAGATATTGACTTTTTTCTTAATGCTATTCAAATAAGTGGATCCACTTTCTTTGAAGGGATTACAGAAGAAGGAATGGAAGTTACACGAATACTTCACCAATTTGGCCCTACATATGATAATGGTTATGGACCGGGACAGTTAGACGGACCATATACTACTGCATACGCAGGTATTTTGGCTGATATGAGAGCTATGCAACCGTTAGCTGAAGAAAGTGGTCTTTATACGCACATAGGTATGGGACAAATAATTGAAGCTTATGCAATCTCAACTTTAGTAGATTACTTAGGTGATATTCCTTATAGTGAAGCAGTTTTAGGATTAGAAAATGAAAATCCAAATTTAGAAAGTGGTCAAGTAATTTATGATCAAATGTTTACTTTACTTGATGAGGCAATTGCTAATCTTAACTTAACACCAAGTTTTGAGCCTGCAGTTGATCTTTACTATAATGGGGACAAATCTCTATGGATTCGTTTTGCAAATACTTTAAAGTTGAAGTTATACTTACAAACACGTTTAGTAAATGCTGCAGCTTCTACAGCTGGAATTAACAGTATTATTGCTAGTGGTGATTATATAGTTTCTTCTGATCAAGACTTCGAATTTAAATATTCTGCTGTTGATGCTAACCCAGATAGTAGACATCCTATTTTCGCAAGAAATTTTGATAACGGTGTTGCTGACTATCAATCTAACTCTTATATGGACTTATTATTAAATGATAAATCCATTGCTGATCCAAGAATCAGATATTACTTCTATAGAAATAGAGGAAATGCTTCTACAGATCCAAATGCATTGCCTTGTATCGTAGAAAGTGCTCCTGCACATTATCCTGCTGGAGAAGTTTTCTGTGTTGCTGCTTCTGGTTACAACGGTAGAGATCATCACGATAATGATGGTATTCCACCAGATGAAAATGATAGATGTGACTGGGGAGTGTATCCTATTGGAGCTAGATTTGACGATAGTAGCTTTGATGGAACAAACGATAGAACTGTTGGTGCACAAGGAGCTGGTATATCTCCAATTATGCTAAGTTCTTATGTTGATTTCATGTTAGCTGAGTCTGCTTTAGAATTAGGAACTACAGGTGATGCTAGAACATATCTTGCTGATGGTATGGCTAAGTCATTTGATAAAGTAATGAACTTTAGAGCTGATCTTACTGATGCTTCGGTTGCTCCGACACCAGCTGATGTTACAGATTACATTGACGAAGTACTAGCGAATTATGACGCTGCTGCTGATGATGATGCAAGATTAGAAATCATTGTTACGGAATACTTTATTGCCTTGTTTGGTAATGGTATTGAAGCGTATAATACGTATAGAAGAACTGGAAAACCAGAAAACCTACAGCCATCTTTGTTAGCTAACCCAGGTGTATTTATAAGATCTTTCTTATATCCTAGTTCATTAGTTGACAGAAACAACAATGTAGAGCAAAAAGCTAATCAGGCTATCCCTGTTTTCTGGGACACAAATCCAGAAGGATTTGTTGACTAA
- a CDS encoding SusC/RagA family TonB-linked outer membrane protein, with translation MRTKFRGILTLLLAFVVQLTFAQEKTISGNVTDNSGLPLPGVNIVVKGTSKGTQSDFDGNYTIQVNRGAVLSFSYLGFTTKEVVVGDSDAISVQLSEDAATLEEVVVTAQGIKRERKSLGYAISTVASDDIQEQSSADLGRILSGEAAGLNITSTNGTAGSGTNIIIRGLSTISGSNQPLFIVDGVPFANNTNQQNAFFNNVTESSRFLDIDPNNIESVNVLKGLSASVLYGQEGRNGVILITTKTGSAKSSNKKFEVTFSQSLFAEEAVLPDYQDEYGGGFHQNFGFFFSNWGPSFNRDISSNSLYRSGAPGNSFVANPLSQLADQTLVTGFEDIAASEYAYRPYDSVDQFFKTGFISNTSIGLSGGNENASFSANYSYFDQDSFTPGNQLTRNNVGFGGKAKLSNKLTFQGTANYTNSRLKTPPIAASAGSGTIGNGSSVFGDILYTPRSVDLFGLPFQSQDGRSVYYRSGNDIQNPLWTIANAKVTQETDNIFGSASLTYGFNDNYSLTYRAGLNTFTEFNTNGQNKGGVDGDVTGFYRTIQVRNTVFDNSLILNGYEQLNENLGLTFIAGLNTRRNTYQQEGTLSTQQLAFGVLEHYNFVNQSTNDIDLGQLGFEFEDNTIGVYADVSLDYKSYLFFNGVIRNDWFSTLEQNNNSIFYPGASISLIATDAIPGLQGDMFNYLKARVAYGESAGAPGAFSTRNTLGLNSRAFVDSQGNVISSNSVSNVLGNADLKPERFQEFEVGIETRFINNRVGLNVSLFKRTTEDLITNQALDPASGFTSKTVNLGQSENEGIEVDFDITPWKNENFKWLINGNFYADENVVTEIPTDQIALTASIGGRPANYAIAGEAFGILQGTALQRDADGNPIVGSDGLYLATTDIEIIGDPNPDWTGTIKNTFSYKGFKFSFDFQYRHGGDIFSQTASTLVGRGVVDSDNPIDRRGAYILPGVLQDGTPNNIPITATNVFFSNFGFGPNESQIYDGTTLRLNEVSLSYDFKKEFLSKTPFGSLSVTLLGSNLWYKAFNFPDDVNFDTNTLSTGVGNGQGIDFITGPSSRRYGLSFRATF, from the coding sequence ATGAGAACAAAGTTTAGAGGAATTCTAACGCTATTGCTGGCGTTTGTAGTGCAACTAACGTTTGCACAAGAAAAAACGATCTCAGGTAATGTAACCGACAATAGTGGGTTACCTCTGCCAGGGGTAAATATCGTTGTAAAGGGTACTAGTAAGGGTACGCAATCTGATTTTGATGGTAATTATACCATTCAAGTAAACAGAGGAGCAGTACTTTCATTTAGCTACCTTGGATTTACAACAAAAGAAGTTGTTGTTGGAGACAGCGATGCCATCAGCGTTCAGCTGAGTGAGGATGCTGCGACTTTAGAAGAAGTTGTAGTAACAGCTCAAGGTATCAAAAGAGAAAGAAAATCATTAGGTTATGCTATATCTACTGTAGCTTCAGATGATATTCAAGAACAATCAAGTGCTGACCTTGGTAGAATTCTATCTGGTGAAGCAGCTGGTTTAAACATTACTTCAACTAATGGTACAGCAGGTTCTGGTACAAATATTATTATTCGTGGTCTATCTACGATTTCCGGAAGTAACCAGCCATTATTCATTGTTGATGGTGTGCCATTTGCTAATAACACCAACCAACAGAATGCATTCTTTAATAATGTTACTGAATCAAGTAGATTTTTGGATATAGATCCAAATAACATTGAAAGTGTAAACGTTCTTAAAGGTCTTAGTGCTTCTGTACTTTATGGACAAGAAGGTAGAAACGGGGTAATCCTTATAACTACAAAAACTGGATCTGCTAAATCATCTAATAAGAAATTTGAGGTTACTTTTTCACAATCATTATTTGCTGAGGAGGCTGTATTACCAGATTATCAGGATGAATATGGTGGTGGTTTCCATCAAAACTTTGGTTTCTTCTTTAGTAACTGGGGACCAAGTTTTAATAGAGATATAAGCTCTAACTCTTTATACAGAAGCGGTGCACCTGGAAATAGCTTTGTTGCAAATCCATTATCACAGCTTGCTGATCAAACTTTAGTAACTGGGTTTGAAGATATCGCTGCATCTGAATATGCATACAGACCTTACGATAGTGTTGATCAATTTTTCAAGACTGGTTTTATCTCAAATACTTCTATTGGATTAAGTGGAGGTAACGAAAATGCTTCTTTTAGTGCAAACTATAGTTATTTTGACCAAGACAGTTTTACTCCTGGAAACCAACTAACAAGAAATAATGTTGGTTTTGGTGGAAAAGCAAAATTGAGTAATAAACTTACTTTTCAAGGAACTGCAAATTACACAAACTCTCGTTTAAAAACACCACCAATTGCAGCTTCTGCTGGTAGTGGTACTATTGGTAACGGTAGTTCTGTTTTTGGAGATATTTTATATACACCTAGAAGTGTTGATTTATTTGGATTACCTTTCCAATCACAGGATGGAAGAAGTGTATACTATAGATCTGGTAATGATATTCAGAATCCATTATGGACAATTGCAAATGCTAAAGTAACACAGGAAACTGACAATATTTTTGGATCTGCTAGTCTTACTTATGGTTTTAATGACAACTACTCTCTAACATATAGAGCAGGTTTAAATACATTTACTGAATTTAACACCAACGGTCAAAATAAAGGTGGTGTTGATGGTGATGTAACTGGATTCTACAGAACTATTCAGGTTAGAAATACTGTTTTTGATAACAGTTTAATCCTTAACGGTTATGAGCAATTAAATGAAAACTTAGGTTTAACATTTATCGCTGGTCTTAATACAAGAAGAAACACATATCAACAAGAAGGTACTTTAAGTACACAACAGTTAGCCTTTGGAGTTTTAGAACACTATAACTTCGTAAATCAATCAACTAATGATATTGATTTAGGTCAACTTGGATTTGAGTTTGAAGATAATACAATTGGTGTTTATGCTGACGTAAGTCTTGATTATAAGAGTTACCTATTCTTTAACGGTGTAATCAGAAATGACTGGTTCTCTACACTAGAACAAAATAACAATTCTATTTTCTATCCTGGAGCTAGTATTTCTTTAATTGCAACAGATGCTATTCCTGGATTACAAGGAGATATGTTTAACTATTTAAAAGCTAGAGTTGCATATGGAGAATCTGCTGGTGCTCCAGGCGCATTTAGTACTAGAAATACTTTAGGACTTAATTCTAGAGCTTTTGTTGATAGTCAAGGAAATGTAATTTCTAGTAACTCAGTTTCTAATGTATTAGGAAATGCTGACTTAAAGCCAGAAAGATTCCAAGAATTTGAAGTTGGTATTGAAACACGTTTTATCAATAATAGAGTAGGGTTAAACGTTAGTTTATTTAAAAGAACTACTGAAGACCTAATCACTAACCAAGCCTTAGATCCTGCTTCTGGATTTACATCTAAGACAGTGAATCTTGGTCAGTCTGAAAATGAAGGAATCGAGGTTGATTTTGATATTACTCCTTGGAAAAATGAGAACTTTAAATGGTTAATTAATGGTAATTTCTATGCTGACGAAAATGTAGTAACTGAAATACCAACTGATCAAATTGCACTTACTGCATCAATTGGAGGTAGACCAGCTAACTATGCTATTGCAGGAGAAGCATTTGGTATCCTTCAAGGTACAGCTCTTCAAAGAGACGCTGACGGTAATCCTATCGTAGGAAGTGATGGTTTATACTTAGCTACTACTGATATCGAAATTATTGGAGATCCTAATCCAGATTGGACTGGTACAATAAAAAATACTTTCTCTTATAAAGGATTTAAATTTTCTTTTGACTTTCAATATAGACATGGTGGAGACATCTTTTCTCAAACAGCTTCTACTCTAGTAGGTAGAGGAGTTGTAGATTCTGACAACCCAATTGATCGTAGAGGAGCTTACATATTACCAGGTGTATTACAAGACGGAACTCCAAACAATATTCCAATTACGGCGACTAATGTTTTCTTCAGTAACTTTGGATTTGGACCAAACGAATCTCAAATATATGATGGAACTACGTTAAGATTAAATGAAGTTAGTTTAAGTTATGATTTTAAGAAGGAATTCTTAAGCAAAACTCCTTTCGGATCTTTGTCTGTAACTTTACTTGGATCTAACTTATGGTATAAAGCGTTTAACTTTCCAGATGACGTGAATTTTGACACTAACACTCTAAGTACAGGAGTAGGAAATGGACAAGGTATTGACTTTATAACAGGTCCTAGTTCTAGAAGATATGGTCTTAGTTTTAGAGCTACGTTCTAA
- a CDS encoding ShlB/FhaC/HecB family hemolysin secretion/activation protein, with protein MKTHSLYILVLIIIIHSFCSAQNPTLNLSIIGKDSLETQKIDSTQYTKSFKNFLDLKAEITKTQKRLLESGYLDSQLLDLKKTSDSTFRGVFELNKKYKTIKIEYNKESIPRNILEQISSEITEKHFSIPLKDTEKTIQFLTNFLVDQGNTFSSLSLTEITKHKKEEISAKLISSKSDTRKIDDIIVKGYTKFPFSYLKHNSRIRKGAIFKKNDVLKKSLTIDNLGFAKNIKAPEVLFEKDSTKVYLYLEKKSANNFDGFLGFSTDTESGNLELNGYLNLNLINNLNFGERLNLIYKSDGNEQQRFQANITLPYILKTPIGIEAGLEIFKKDSSFLITEQNINLNYLISDKNKIWLGYSSVSSNNLLDNPLPSLNINDYNSSFFGVGFNHSRRQNKSLFPIKNFYHIEIEFGSRKTDNTNLNQTKGTLSLGSIFELNQRNSILIKNTASAIFSDNLFTNELFRFGGINSIRGFEENSINASLFNALNTEYQYILSPNLYIHSIIDYSYFENETNKISDNLTSFGIGLGLNTQTGLFKIIFANGKSSDSNFKFSNTKVHISLNASF; from the coding sequence TTGAAAACTCATTCGCTATACATCCTCGTCCTTATTATAATTATACATTCGTTTTGTAGCGCACAAAATCCAACTCTAAACCTAAGCATTATAGGAAAAGACTCTCTAGAAACACAAAAAATAGATAGCACCCAATACACCAAATCCTTTAAAAACTTTCTAGATTTAAAAGCGGAGATAACAAAAACTCAAAAGAGACTATTAGAATCAGGATATTTAGACTCTCAACTACTAGATCTAAAAAAAACATCTGACTCCACATTTAGAGGTGTTTTCGAATTAAACAAAAAATACAAGACAATAAAAATCGAATACAACAAAGAATCTATACCCCGTAATATTTTAGAACAAATATCTTCAGAAATTACAGAAAAACACTTCTCGATACCATTAAAAGACACAGAAAAAACAATTCAATTCCTAACAAACTTCCTCGTAGATCAAGGAAATACATTTAGCAGCTTATCACTAACAGAAATTACAAAACATAAAAAAGAAGAGATATCCGCAAAACTAATAAGTTCAAAAAGTGACACTAGAAAAATAGATGACATAATAGTCAAAGGATACACTAAATTCCCTTTTTCTTACTTAAAACACAATAGCAGAATACGCAAAGGAGCAATTTTTAAAAAGAATGATGTTTTAAAAAAATCCCTAACCATTGACAACCTAGGTTTTGCCAAAAATATTAAAGCACCAGAAGTTCTATTTGAAAAAGACTCAACAAAAGTATACTTGTACTTAGAAAAGAAGTCAGCAAACAATTTTGATGGTTTTCTTGGATTCTCAACGGATACTGAATCCGGAAACCTAGAACTCAATGGATACCTAAACCTAAATCTTATCAACAATTTAAATTTTGGAGAAAGACTAAATCTAATCTACAAAAGTGACGGGAATGAACAACAAAGGTTTCAAGCTAACATTACACTACCCTACATTCTTAAAACACCAATTGGAATTGAGGCAGGCCTAGAAATATTTAAAAAAGATTCCAGCTTTTTGATAACCGAACAAAACATCAATCTGAACTACCTAATCAGTGATAAAAATAAAATATGGCTAGGATATTCCTCAGTTTCTTCAAACAACCTCCTTGACAACCCCTTACCATCACTTAATATCAACGATTACAACTCATCATTTTTCGGAGTCGGCTTTAACCACTCTAGAAGACAAAACAAAAGTTTATTTCCAATCAAAAATTTTTATCATATTGAAATTGAATTTGGATCAAGAAAAACTGACAACACTAATTTAAATCAAACAAAAGGAACTCTTAGCCTTGGTTCAATTTTTGAATTAAACCAAAGAAACTCTATATTAATAAAAAACACCGCTTCAGCTATTTTTTCTGACAATTTATTTACAAATGAACTTTTTAGATTTGGAGGTATTAATTCAATTCGAGGATTCGAAGAAAATAGCATCAACGCCTCCCTTTTTAATGCTCTAAACACCGAGTACCAATACATACTATCCCCCAACTTATATATTCATTCTATTATAGATTATTCTTATTTTGAGAACGAAACCAACAAAATATCAGACAACCTTACAAGTTTTGGGATAGGCCTTGGTTTAAACACACAAACTGGCTTATTTAAAATAATTTTCGCAAACGGAAAAAGCAGTGATTCCAACTTCAAATTCTCCAACACAAAGGTCCATATAAGCCTAAATGCATCATTTTAA
- the rpsL gene encoding 30S ribosomal protein S12, which translates to MPTISQLVRKGRAKITKKSKSAALDSCPQRRGVCTRVYTTTPKKPNSAMRKVARVRLTNGKEVNAYIGGEGHNLQEHSIVLVRGGRVKDLPGVRYHIVRGALDTAGVEGRTQRRSKYGAKRPKK; encoded by the coding sequence ATGCCAACAATTTCACAATTAGTAAGAAAAGGTAGAGCCAAAATAACTAAGAAGAGTAAATCGGCTGCTTTGGATTCGTGCCCGCAACGCCGTGGTGTTTGTACGCGTGTTTATACTACTACACCAAAAAAACCAAATTCAGCTATGCGTAAAGTAGCTCGTGTTAGGTTAACTAATGGTAAGGAAGTAAACGCATACATCGGAGGTGAAGGTCACAATCTACAGGAGCACTCGATAGTATTAGTTAGAGGTGGAAGGGTAAAAGATTTACCAGGAGTTAGATATCACATTGTACGTGGAGCTTTGGACACCGCAGGTGTAGAAGGAAGAACGCAACGTAGATCTAAGTATGGTGCAAAACGCCCTAAGAAGTAA
- the rpsG gene encoding 30S ribosomal protein S7: protein MRKRKAKKRPILPDPRFNDQLVTRFVNMMMWDGKKSVAFKIFYDAIDIVEEKKQNEEKTALEMWKDALSNVMPHVEVRSRRVGGATFQIPNPIRPDRKISTAMKWLIQFSRKRNEKSMAQKLAAEIIAAEKEEGAAVKKRVDTHKMAEANKAFSHFRF, encoded by the coding sequence ATGAGAAAAAGAAAGGCTAAAAAAAGACCTATTTTGCCGGATCCACGTTTTAACGATCAATTAGTGACTCGTTTTGTAAACATGATGATGTGGGACGGGAAAAAATCGGTTGCTTTCAAAATTTTCTATGATGCTATTGATATCGTAGAGGAGAAAAAACAGAACGAAGAAAAAACCGCTTTAGAGATGTGGAAAGATGCGTTGTCTAACGTAATGCCACATGTAGAGGTAAGAAGTCGTCGTGTTGGAGGGGCTACCTTCCAAATTCCTAACCCAATTAGACCTGACAGAAAAATATCTACTGCTATGAAGTGGTTGATTCAATTTTCTCGTAAGAGAAATGAAAAGTCTATGGCTCAGAAACTTGCTGCTGAGATAATTGCAGCAGAAAAAGAAGAAGGAGCTGCGGTTAAGAAAAGAGTAGATACTCACAAGATGGCTGAAGCAAATAAAGCATTCTCACACTTTAGATTTTAA
- the fusA gene encoding elongation factor G: MARDLKYTRNIGIAAHIDAGKTTTTERILYYTGVSHKIGEVHDGAATMDWMEQEQERGITITSAATTCEWKFPTENGQAVSDTKGYHFNIIDTPGHVDFTVEVNRSLRVLDGLVFLFSAVDGVEPQSETNWRLADNYKVPRIGFVNKMDRQGSNFMAVCQQVKDMLGSNAVPIVMNIGDEADFKGIVDLVKNRAIVWHDETQGSTFDVIDIPEELKEEAAELRGKLIEEVAAYDENLLEKFMEDEDSITEEEVHAALRAAVMDMSIIPMICGSAFKNKGVQFLLDAVCRYLPSPTDKEGIVGINPNTDQEETRKPDVKEPFAALAFKIATDPFVGRLAFFRAYSGRLDAGSYILNNRSGKKERISRIYQMHSNKQNAIDFIEAGDIGAAVGFKDIKTGDTMTDEKNPIVLESMDFPDPVIGIAVEPKTKADVDKLGMSLAKLAEEDPTFTVRTDEASGQTIISGMGELHLDIIVDRLKREFKVEVNQGQPQVEYKEAITQAADHREVYKKQSGGRGKFADIVFTIEPAGEGEVGLQFESTIKGGNVPKEFIPSIEKGFKMAMANGPLAGYEVDAMKVTLKDGSYHDVDSDQLSFELAAKLGFKNSAKAAKAVIMEPIMKLEVITPEENMGDIVGDLNRRRGQVSDMGDRAGAKTVKATVPLSEMFGYVTTLRTLSSGRATSTMEFSHYAETPSNISEEVIAAAKGVNA; encoded by the coding sequence ATGGCTAGAGATTTAAAATATACAAGAAATATAGGAATTGCTGCGCACATTGACGCAGGAAAAACTACGACTACCGAACGTATTTTGTATTATACTGGGGTGAGTCATAAGATTGGTGAGGTGCACGATGGAGCTGCAACAATGGACTGGATGGAGCAAGAGCAGGAAAGGGGTATTACTATTACTTCTGCTGCAACCACTTGTGAGTGGAAGTTCCCTACAGAAAATGGTCAGGCAGTTTCTGATACTAAAGGATATCACTTTAATATTATTGATACTCCAGGACACGTTGATTTTACGGTAGAAGTAAATCGCTCATTACGTGTACTTGATGGGTTAGTGTTTTTGTTTAGTGCTGTTGATGGTGTAGAGCCTCAATCAGAAACTAACTGGAGACTGGCTGATAATTACAAAGTACCTCGTATTGGGTTTGTAAATAAAATGGACCGTCAAGGATCTAACTTTATGGCTGTTTGTCAGCAAGTTAAAGATATGTTGGGGTCTAATGCTGTGCCGATTGTAATGAATATTGGTGATGAAGCAGATTTTAAAGGTATTGTAGATTTAGTAAAGAACCGTGCTATTGTTTGGCATGATGAAACACAAGGATCTACTTTTGATGTCATAGATATTCCTGAAGAATTAAAAGAAGAAGCTGCTGAATTAAGAGGTAAGCTTATAGAAGAGGTTGCGGCTTATGATGAAAATCTTCTTGAAAAATTCATGGAGGATGAAGATTCTATAACAGAGGAAGAAGTACATGCTGCTCTTAGGGCTGCTGTAATGGATATGTCTATCATTCCTATGATTTGTGGATCTGCATTTAAGAATAAAGGAGTTCAATTCTTATTAGATGCAGTATGTCGTTACTTACCTTCTCCAACAGATAAAGAAGGTATTGTAGGGATTAACCCTAACACGGATCAAGAAGAAACACGTAAACCTGATGTAAAGGAGCCTTTTGCGGCATTAGCTTTTAAAATTGCTACAGATCCTTTTGTGGGTCGTTTGGCATTTTTCCGAGCGTATTCTGGTCGTTTAGATGCAGGTTCGTATATATTGAATAATCGTTCTGGTAAGAAAGAGCGTATTTCACGTATTTATCAAATGCATTCTAATAAGCAGAATGCTATAGATTTTATTGAAGCAGGTGATATTGGTGCTGCTGTAGGATTTAAGGATATCAAGACTGGTGATACCATGACTGATGAAAAGAATCCTATTGTTCTGGAATCTATGGATTTCCCAGATCCGGTAATTGGTATTGCAGTAGAGCCTAAGACAAAAGCTGATGTAGATAAATTAGGTATGTCTTTAGCAAAACTTGCTGAAGAAGATCCTACATTTACAGTGAGAACAGATGAGGCTTCAGGACAGACAATTATTTCTGGAATGGGTGAGCTTCACTTGGATATTATTGTTGATCGTTTAAAGCGTGAATTTAAAGTAGAGGTTAATCAAGGTCAACCACAGGTTGAGTATAAGGAAGCTATTACTCAGGCTGCAGATCACAGAGAGGTTTATAAAAAACAGTCTGGTGGTCGTGGTAAATTTGCAGATATTGTATTTACAATTGAACCAGCAGGCGAGGGTGAAGTAGGTCTTCAGTTTGAATCAACAATTAAAGGTGGTAACGTTCCTAAAGAATTTATACCGTCAATTGAGAAAGGATTTAAAATGGCTATGGCTAATGGTCCTTTGGCTGGGTACGAAGTTGATGCAATGAAAGTAACGTTGAAAGACGGTTCTTATCATGATGTGGATTCTGATCAATTATCATTTGAATTGGCGGCTAAGTTAGGATTTAAAAATTCTGCAAAAGCTGCAAAAGCGGTGATAATGGAGCCTATTATGAAATTAGAAGTTATTACTCCAGAAGAAAATATGGGTGATATCGTAGGTGACCTTAACAGACGTAGAGGACAAGTTAGTGATATGGGTGATAGAGCTGGTGCAAAAACTGTGAAAGCTACTGTGCCACTTTCAGAAATGTTTGGTTATGTTACTACGTTAAGAACATTGTCATCTGGTAGAGCAACATCTACTATGGAATTTTCTCACTATGCTGAGACTCCTTCTAATATTTCAGAAGAAGTGATTGCAGCAGCAAAAGGAGTTAACGCTTAA
- the rpsJ gene encoding 30S ribosomal protein S10: MSQKIRIKLKSYDHNLVDKSAEKIVKTVKSTGAVVTGPIPLPTHKKIFTVLRSPHVNKKSREQFQLSSYKRLLDIYSSSSKTIDALMKLELPSGVEVEIKV; this comes from the coding sequence ATGAGTCAAAAAATTAGAATAAAACTAAAATCTTACGATCATAATTTGGTGGATAAGTCTGCAGAGAAGATTGTTAAGACCGTTAAGAGTACTGGAGCTGTGGTTACAGGCCCGATTCCATTACCAACACATAAAAAGATTTTTACAGTATTGCGTTCTCCGCACGTTAATAAAAAATCTAGAGAGCAGTTTCAATTAAGTTCTTATAAAAGACTTTTGGATATTTACAGCTCGTCTTCAAAAACAATTGATGCGTTAATGAAGCTAGAATTACCAAGTGGAGTTGAAGTTGAAATTAAAGTTTGA
- the rplC gene encoding 50S ribosomal protein L3, with amino-acid sequence MSGLIGKKIGMTSIFDENGKNIPCTVIEAGPCVVTQVRTEEVDGYKAVQLGFDDKADKNATKAALGHFKKAGTVAKREVVEFQGFDEEYKLGDTITVEHFVEGEFVDVSGTSKGKGFQGVVKRHGFGGVGQATHGQHNRLRAPGSIGAASYPARVFKGMRMAGRMGGDKVKVQNLKVLKVVTEKNLLVVKGCVPGHKNAYVTIQK; translated from the coding sequence ATGTCTGGGTTAATAGGAAAAAAGATCGGTATGACCAGCATCTTCGACGAAAATGGAAAGAATATTCCATGTACAGTTATCGAAGCTGGACCATGCGTGGTTACCCAAGTCAGAACTGAAGAAGTTGATGGTTACAAAGCTGTTCAGCTAGGTTTCGATGACAAAGCAGACAAAAATGCTACAAAAGCGGCTTTAGGTCACTTTAAAAAAGCAGGAACTGTTGCTAAACGTGAAGTTGTCGAATTCCAAGGTTTTGATGAGGAGTACAAATTAGGTGATACGATAACAGTAGAGCACTTCGTAGAAGGAGAGTTTGTAGATGTGTCTGGTACATCAAAAGGTAAAGGTTTTCAGGGAGTTGTTAAGAGACATGGTTTCGGCGGTGTTGGACAGGCTACTCACGGTCAACATAACCGTTTAAGGGCTCCAGGTTCGATTGGAGCGGCATCTTATCCAGCTAGAGTATTCAAAGGAATGCGAATGGCAGGAAGAATGGGTGGAGATAAAGTAAAAGTTCAAAACTTAAAAGTATTAAAAGTAGTTACTGAAAAGAATCTACTTGTTGTGAAAGGGTGTGTTCCTGGACATAAAAATGCTTATGTAACTATTCAGAAGTAA